A window from Oncorhynchus tshawytscha isolate Ot180627B unplaced genomic scaffold, Otsh_v2.0 Un_contig_6710_pilon_pilon, whole genome shotgun sequence encodes these proteins:
- the fgl2a gene encoding fibrinogen-like 2a — translation MRLVMLCVVASTTLLLAVPWSSAAEPGDRAQRWDKVQDKAATGEVSGGCPVRMKPSGQCGEEDDCPYQITLPPLTIQLPKQFRMLEKTMKELQSLKETVNRLKRDCQECRQQADQSLQRDSGEAAGGPGTGPGFLEIQSSTSKEERRDGGTNTGPDGDGIGTGSGTGKGTVSTGGSVFEMQVKMNKMSNSLRNARGQITALQGRLEELSLINMRNVEAIVDSKVENITGVINKLSNNCNHQCAVQPSPQFIIAPKDCSDYNMLTERRNDIYQVTPDPKNGTFQVYCDMESFGGGWTLVQQRLNGTVSFNRSWAEYKRGFGDPRGEFWLGNDRIHLLTKAKDMVLRIELEDFQGVREYAKFDQFYVANEFLRYRLSISGYSGTAGNALHMNKHFNHDQKFFTTPDRDNDMYPSGNCGAYYSSGWWFDACMSANLNGKYYHKRYKGVRNGIFWGTWHNMSSEAYPTNYRQAFKTVKMMIRPKNYAP, via the exons ATGAGGCTGGTCATGCTGTGTGTTGTGGCCTCCACCACTCTTCTGCTGGCAGTCCCATGGAGCTCCGCAGCAGAGCCAGGAGACAGAGCCCAGAGATGGGATAAGGTCCAGGATAAGGCTGCTACAGGAGAGGTTTCAGGGGGCTGCCCTGTGAGGATGAAGCCTTCTGGCCAGTGTGGAGAAGAGGACGACTGCCCCTACCAGATCACCCTGCCTCCACTGACCATCCAGCTGCCCAAGCAGTTCAGGATGCTGGAGAAGACCATGAAGGAGCTGCAGAGCCTGAAGGAGACGGTGAACCGGCTGAAGAGGGACTGTCAGGAGTGCCGGCAGCAGGCTGACCAAAGCCTGCAGAGGGACAGCGGGGAGGCAGCAGGGGGTCCCGGTACGGGACCAGGGTTTCTGGAAATACAGTCTAGCACCAGTAAGGAGGAACGAAGAGACGGGGGAACCAACACAGGGCCTGATGGGGATGGCATTGGCACCGGTTCTGGTACTGGCAAAGGCACCGTCTCTACCGGCGGTTCTGTGTTTGAGATGCAGGTGAAGATGAACAAGATGTCCAACAGCCTGCGTAACGCACGGGGACAGATCACGGCTCTGCAGGGCCGTCTAGAGGAACTAAGCCTGATCAACATGAGGAACGTGGAGGCCATCGTGGACAGCAAGGTGGAGAACATCACTGGAGTGATCAACAAGCTCAGTAACAACTGTAACCACCAGTGTGCTGTCCAGCCCTCTCCTCAGT TCATCATCGCTCCAAAGGACTGCTCTGACTACAACATGCTAACGGAGAGGAGGAACGACATCTACCAGGTCACGCCAGACCCCAAGAACGGCACGTTCCAGGTCTACTGCGACATGGAGTCGTTCGGTGGCGGCTGGACCCTGGTGCAGCAGCGCCTCAATGGCACCGTCAGCTTCAACCGCTCCTGGGCTGAGTACAAG aggggATTTGGTGACCCCCGGGGAGAGTTCTGGTTGGGCAACGACCGCATCCACCTCCTGACCAAGGCCAAGGACATGGTTCTGCGCATCGAACTAGAGGACTTCCAAGGGGTGCGGGAGTATGCCAAGTTCGACCAGTTCTACGTAGCCAACGAGTTCCTGAGGTATCGCCTCTCCATCAGCGGGTACAGTGGCACGGCCGGCAACGCGCTGCACATGAACAAGCACTTCAACCACGACCAGAAGTTCTTCACCACGCCAGACAGGGACAACGACATGTACCCGTCAGGGAACTGCGGCGCGTACTACAGCTCTGGGTGGTGGTTTGACGCCTGCATGTCAGCCAATCTCAATGGGAAATACTACCACAAGAGATACAAGGGCGTGAGGAACGGCATCTTCTGGGGAACATGGCACAACATGTCTAGTGAAGCATACCCCACCAACTACAGGCAGGCCTTCAAGACGGTCAAAATGATGATACGGCCAAAGAACTACGCTCCGTAA